The following are encoded in a window of Balaenoptera ricei isolate mBalRic1 chromosome 1, mBalRic1.hap2, whole genome shotgun sequence genomic DNA:
- the MFAP2 gene encoding microfibrillar-associated protein 2 isoform X1, which translates to MRAAYLFLLFLPAGLLAQGQYDLDPLPPFPDHVQYTHYSDQIDNPDYYDYQEVTPRPPQEQFQFQSQQQVQQEVIPAPTLEPGTVETEPTEPGPLDCREEQYPCTRLYSIHKPCKQCLNEVCFYSLRRVYVINKEICVRTVCAHEELLRADLCRDKFSKCGVMASSGLCQSVAASCARSCGGC; encoded by the exons ATGAGAGCTGCCTACCTCTTCCTGCTGTTCCTGCCTG CAGGCCTGCTGGCTCAGGGCCAGTACGACCTGGATCCGCTGCCTCCGTTCCCAGACCACGTCCAGTACACTCACTATAGCGACCAGATCG ACAACCCGGACTACTATGATTATCAAG AGGTGACTCCTCGGCCCCCACAGGAGCAGTTTCAGTTCCAGTCCCAGCAGCAAGTCCAACAGGAAGTCATCCCAGCTCCCACCTTAG AACCAGGAACTGTAGAGACGGAGCCCACGGAGCCTGGGCCTCTGG ACTGCCGCGAGGAGCAGTACCCGTGTACCCGCCTCTACTCCATACACAAGCCTTGCAAACAGTGTCTCAACGAGGTCTGCTTCTACAG CCTCCGCCGTGTGTATGTCATCAACAAGGAAATCTGTGTCCGCACGGTCTGTGCCCACGAGGAGCTCCTGCGAG CTGACCTGTGTCGTGACAAGTTCTCCAAATGTGGCGTGATGGCCAGCAGCGGCCTGTGCCAATCTGTGGCAGCCTCCTGTGCCAGGAGCTGCGGGGGCTGCTAG
- the MFAP2 gene encoding microfibrillar-associated protein 2 isoform X2, whose amino-acid sequence MRAAYLFLLFLPGLLAQGQYDLDPLPPFPDHVQYTHYSDQIDNPDYYDYQEVTPRPPQEQFQFQSQQQVQQEVIPAPTLEPGTVETEPTEPGPLDCREEQYPCTRLYSIHKPCKQCLNEVCFYSLRRVYVINKEICVRTVCAHEELLRADLCRDKFSKCGVMASSGLCQSVAASCARSCGGC is encoded by the exons ATGAGAGCTGCCTACCTCTTCCTGCTGTTCCTGCCTG GCCTGCTGGCTCAGGGCCAGTACGACCTGGATCCGCTGCCTCCGTTCCCAGACCACGTCCAGTACACTCACTATAGCGACCAGATCG ACAACCCGGACTACTATGATTATCAAG AGGTGACTCCTCGGCCCCCACAGGAGCAGTTTCAGTTCCAGTCCCAGCAGCAAGTCCAACAGGAAGTCATCCCAGCTCCCACCTTAG AACCAGGAACTGTAGAGACGGAGCCCACGGAGCCTGGGCCTCTGG ACTGCCGCGAGGAGCAGTACCCGTGTACCCGCCTCTACTCCATACACAAGCCTTGCAAACAGTGTCTCAACGAGGTCTGCTTCTACAG CCTCCGCCGTGTGTATGTCATCAACAAGGAAATCTGTGTCCGCACGGTCTGTGCCCACGAGGAGCTCCTGCGAG CTGACCTGTGTCGTGACAAGTTCTCCAAATGTGGCGTGATGGCCAGCAGCGGCCTGTGCCAATCTGTGGCAGCCTCCTGTGCCAGGAGCTGCGGGGGCTGCTAG